The sequence ATCAAGGAGCGCACGCCGGACAACGTCGACGGCCATGTCGACTCCGGCGTCGACGCGGCCCGCGATCAGCTCGGCCTCGGCAAGGAGGACAAGAAGGGCGGGGATCAGAAGAAGGGCGGCGACCAGAAGAAGGGTCGCTGAGCCCGCTCGCCCCGTGCAGAGAGCCCCCGACGCGATCGCGTCGGGGGCTCTCGCCGTCCTGGCCGGAGATGTTACGGGCCGGTGATGCTGCGGGGAGGCGGTGTCAGTCGCGCCGGCGCACGATGAAGAAGACGGCCGCGCCCGCGCCGACGATCACCGCGGCGAGGATGATGATCAGCACGCCCATGCCGAGCCCGGCATCCTCCTCGGAGTCGGACTCCTGCGCATCCTGCGACTCCTCGGCGGGCTCCTGCGCGGCGGGGTCGTCCTGCTCGGCGGGCTGCTCCGCGCCGTCCTCGCCCTCGGCGGTGCCCTCCCCGCCGCCGTCGCTGGGCTCGGCGGCGCCCTTCGGGTCCTGCTCGACGGTGAGGGTGAGGGTGCCCTCGATGGGGTGGCCGTCGCTGGAGACCACGCGCCACTGGATCGAGTGGGTGCCGGCGGGGAGCGGCTCGGGCAGCGTCGCGGTCGCGGTCGGGCCATCGATGGTGGGGACGATCTCGGCGAGCTCGGTGCCGTCCTCGTCGGTGATCCGCACCAGCGGGCTCACCTCGAGGATGTCGGCGGAGAAGGTGAAGGTGATGTCCTCGGGCGAGGTCTCGAGGGTGGCACCGTCCTCGGGGTCGGTGCTGAGCAGCGTGTCGTGCGCCTGCGCGGGGGCCGGCAGCGCGAGCATCACGGCGAGCAGCAGGGCGCTGCACAGGGCGAGCAGCGAGGCGGGACGGGCGGCGGGGCGACTGAGCTGGGACATCACGCCAGCAGGCTACGCCAGGGCGACGCGGGACGCCCCGTGCCTCCGCTCACACGCGGTGCCCGCCTCCGGGGCTCATGACACGGGCGGCTGTCACGGGTGGGGCAGCTCGACGTGGTGGCGCAGCACGGGCAGCTCGGCGCGGGCGGCCTCGATCTCCTCGAGGTCGAGATCCACGAGCAGCAGCCCGGGCTCGCGGCCGAGCTCCTGCCGCACCAGGCCCAGCGGGCCGATGACGGCGCTGCGCCCGATGCCCCGCGGGGCGCTGCCGGTGTGGTCCGCGGGCGGGGACTGATCGGCGGCGAGCACCACGACGGTCGCGTCGAGGGCGCGGGCGCGCAGCAGCAGCTGCAGCTGCTCGCGCTTGCCGGGCCCCTCCTTCCAGGCCAGCGGCAGCAGGATCGCCTGGGCGCCGCGCTGCGCGAGCGAGGTGAACTGCTCCGGGAAGCGCACGTCGTAGCAGGTGGCGATCCCGAAACGGGTGCCCTCCAGCTCGAAGGTGATCAGCTCCTCGCCCGGCGCGACGGTGCGGGACTCGTCGGTCCCGAAGGCGTCGAAGAGGTGGATCTTGCGGTAGTCCAGGTGCGGGTCCCAGCCGGGCCCGCGCACGATGACGGTGTTGTGGACCCGGCCGTCGTCCGCCGGGGTGAAGGAGCCCGCCGCGACCACCACCTCGTGCGTCTCCGCGAGCTCCTGCACCAGCTGCGCGAAGCTCTCGTGGTGCTGTTCGGCGGCGGCGCGCAGGTCGGTGCCGAAGGGGGTGAGGGTCGCCTCCGGCAGCAGCACCAGGTGGGCGCCCTCCGCGGCGGCCTCCGCCACGGCGCCGCGCACGATGTCGAAGGTCTCGCGCACGTCCTCGGAGACCTCGATCTGCGCCAGGGCGATGCGGGGCCCGGCGGCGCGGCGCACCTGGGCGAGCGCGTCGGGCGTGTCGATGTCCGCACCCTCCGCACCGGTGGCGGGCACGGTGAGCAGCTCCTCCTCGCGCAGCTGCGCGTACAGGCGGCGCAGGCTCAGATCGGCCCAGCCGCCCTCGGGGCGCTCGATCGCCTCGAGCGCGGCACGCAGCCTGCCCACCGGCCAGGCGGCGCCGAGGAACTGCAGCTGCCCCTCCGCGCCCTCGAGCGCCGCGACCCGCGCTGTCTCGGCGCTGCGGGCGGCCAGCGCGGCGAGCGTCTCCGGGCGCAGCATCGGCATGTCCCCGCCGAGCACCAGCACGGTCGCCTCATCGGGCCCCTCGGAGAACTCGGCGACGCCGCGGGCCACCGCGGCGAGCGGGCCGGAGCGCGGCGGGTCCTCGAGCACGAAGCGGGCGCCGTGGCGTGCGGCGAGCACGTCGCCGTCCTCGCCGCTGGGGCCGACGACGATGCGACGGCCGACGGGGGCGGCGCGCAGCACCCGTTGCAGGGCGGTCGCCCCGGCGATCGGCAGACGGGTCTTGTCGGTGCCTCCCAGCCGCGAGGACGCACCACCGGCGAGGATGATCGCAGCGACGGTGGCAGGGGTCTCGGGCAGCTGGCTCGACATGCTCAGATCCTCCCACGGAGCGCTACCATGTTCGAGGCCCTAGGTCGCGGGAACATCCGGGATCGGGCCAGTGCGCCCCCGTAGCTCAGGGGATAGAGCACCGCTCTCCTAAAGCGGGTGTCGGACGTTCGAATCGTCTCGGGGGCACTTCTCTGACCAGCATGTTCATGCGTCACCACAGCGGCTGACCAGCGTAGTCGGCCTCCTGTGACCCCCTGGCGACACCCGCCCTTCCGTTCACCAAGGCCGGCGCCGCTTTTTCTTCACTCCCGGCCACGTGGGTATGGCGCGAAGCCACCGCGAGCGAAGAGTGCCCCGCCCAGGTCCGGACTGTCGCCAGCGGCACCCCGGCACGCACCCACTCGGACACCGCGACGTGCCTGAGGTCGTACAGCCGCAACTCCGGAGCGATCACGGACCAGCACATATCCCGACGCATGTTCCGGGACGCGATCAGACCCCCGCCCGGCGCAGAGAACACGCGATCACGAGGGCCAAGGTCCGCGACGTGCTGTCCGAGGCCTTCCCGCACAGCAGCCGCCAGCGGGACGTATCGAGCCTGATGGTTCTTCACGTCCTTCTCTTTGTGCCCCTCCGGGAAGGACCGCAGCACCCGCAGCCGCCCGCCGGACACGTCCCGGACCCGCAGCGCCCGCATCTCCCCCGGCCGCAGACCTGAATAGACCATGACCCGCACGTACAGTCGATACCCGGGATCCTTGATCTGCGCAGCGTGGCGGTACCACCAGCTCAACAACGCCGACGAGCCCGCCGACATAGCCATCGGCCTAGGCGGACACGACATTCGCGTAGCAGAACACGCAGCCGAGCTTTACGCACAAAGGATGGTTCCCCGAATTCTATTCACGGGGACAACGCACCAACGACGGGCAAGCCATTCCCTTGGGAAGAAGCAGATCACCTTACAGAACGGGCGATAGAACTCGGAGCACCCCCCGCCGCCATCCTGATCGAACCCGGGGCCACCAACACTACAGAGAACATCATTCTTGCAAAGAGGCTGCTGCAGGCGCAAAGCACCCCTATCATATCGGCCATCCTCGTTAGCTGGCCACATCAACAGCGACGCGCATTGGCCGCCGCAAACAAGCAATGGCCCGAACTGATAGCTACACCCTCATCGCGACCCCAATCACTCACTGACTACCTTTCTGATATCGGCGATATTGGTCGCGTATTGAACATGCTCGCTGGAGACACACAACGAATCTGGGTTTACGCCGATTGCGGGCACGCAACTGCTCAACCAGTCGACTCGGAAACAATGAGGCGTGCAACCAAATGGTCGACGCCGGATACGTCAGCCGCCTTATCAAATAGGCGCACCCCCTAACACCATCAACAAGGCCGAATTTGCGCCCCTGCGCGATTGAACGGGCAAGACAAAGCCATGGCTCCAACAATCAACAGAACGCGATCCACAGAGCCCGCATGACCCCCTGCGCTTAAACCATCTTCACCGCAGGCACCCTCAAGCAATGCGCTTCCGAATGCACTCACGCAGGCACGGGCACGCCTGCCCCCACCGCCCGTCGCCAGCCGTGATAACGTGCCCGCGAGGAGCCGAGCCCAGCGGAGCGCCTCACGCAACGCTGCCATCGAGTGATGACCCACACCAAAGGGGGATAGATGCACTTTGTAGTGCCACAACTCAGTGAAGTCCTGTTCGGCGCAGGATGGCTCGCACTGATCGGCGCCATTGGATTCGCGCTTTTCAAGGGGTTCCGAAGGGGACGCGGCAAGACGGGCGGGGCAAACAAGTGAAACCAACTCGTCGCGCAGGCGCGCTGACCGCCTAGCTCATTGCGCTCATTATCGGGATCGGCTTCCCAGCGACCGCGACAGCTGAAACACCAGAGCAGAATGGGCTCGAAACGCACTCTGACACTGAGCTCACCGAGCTCTTTGGCGATGCCGGTGTGGCCGAAAAAGACATAGCAGGCCTTATAGCGAAGATTCGCTCCGGGGAAGTCCCGGAATCAATGCAGCCCGACAGCACGCCGGCTGAGGAGTCCACTGAGGAAGTCAAGGGCGGCTACGTTACCGTCTACCGATACGCAGACGGGTCTGCCACAACAGTCACCTCGACCTCAGGGAACCAGGCGGACGACCTCAAGCCCGGCACGATCGCGACCCAGGCGATCGCCGTCAAGGGAGTTGGATGCTCCTCGAAGAAGACTTCTGGCTCGACGACCACCTACACCGGGTGCAATGTTGAAGCTGCCTATTTGATTGGTACCGCCAAGTTCAAGTTCGACGGCAAACGCTCTGGCGGGAAGTTCACGATCACGCGCGTTTACGGCGGTGGGTGCAACTACTTGACTAAGTGCGGCAGCCCCAAGATCGTGCGCAAGACGTCGTCTTCTTCGCAGCATGCACAGGCCGAGATGGCAGTGCACGGCACCCCCATTAAGGGCGTCGGCTGGACGCAGCATCTACTCGTCCGGGTTACCAACAAGGGCGTCATGACCGCTTACGGCGACTACAAGTACATCAAGTAGTAGCACTTCACGCCCGTGAAGCGAGCTAGCTCACTTCATGTTGCCCAGGAACGTAAGGCCTCACCGTTATTTTAATCGGTGAGGCCTTACGCTGTTCAGCGCGAAGATTCGAAGTATTCGCAAGGACCTCAGTCTGGCACGGCGAACCTCAGGCCCAACACATCCACACCCTTGCCACGCGGCAGCTACCGTCGCATTGGGTCCACACAGCGCCAGTGCGCTTTGTCGGTGAGAACTTTCCCTACTGAATCGAGGGCGGCCGCTGGTCTTCCAGGAACCGCCCTCGGGCCGACGAGACGACTACGCTAAGGCTGCCGCGAACGCTCCGCGTCCTTGCCCTCGAGGCGTCACGGGGCACGGTTCAGCGTGACCCCCAGATGACCCCCGGACCTCGGAACACCTGCCGAACTCCGCATCCACGGCACCCCGTGCACCAGGCACAACGTCGCGCAGGACCCGCCTCCCAGGACTCCTCAAGCGGGTGTCGGACGTTCGAATCGTCTCGGGGGCACGTCACGTCAGGAGTCCGTCATCGTCGACGGCTCCGAGTCCCCGGCGTCACGCGGCCCCGCGCTGCGGACCAGCCGCTCAGCCCTCCCCGTCGGCCGCCTCCTCCAGCAGCGCACGGTCCAGCACGGCGGTCCAGCGCCGTCCCGAGTCGATGATCCCGGCCTTCTTCCAGCGGCTCATGACGCGCGAGACGGATTCCGGGGTGGAGCGGGCGAGGCCCGCGAGATCGGCGCGGGACAGAGGCACCTCGAGCAGCAGCCCCTGGGCGCCGCGGTCCTTCCCGAGCTTGTCGGCCAGGCGCAGCAGGGCCCGGGCCACACGCTGCTCGACCGTGTCGGTGCCCTGCCCGCCGATGTCGGTCTCCGCGCGGGAGAGACGGGCGGCGAGATCGTCCACCACCCGCAGGCCGACGGTGGGGTTCTCGACCATCACCTCCCGGAACGCCTCCTGCCCGATGCGCAGGGTGCAGGAGCCGACCAGCGCCGTGGCGGTCTGCAGATGGTGCGGCTCGCCGAGGCTGCTCATCGCGCCGAACATGTCCCCGGGCCCCAGGATGTCCGTGACGGTCTGGGTCCCGGCGGCGGTGAGCTGGGAGATGCGCACCCGGCCGTCGGCGACCACGTAGAGGGTCCCGGCGGGCTCGCCGGCGCGGTAGATCACCTCCTCGGCCGCCCAGGTGGAGGTGCGCATCCTGCGATCGATGCGGTCCAGCGCCTCGGCGCCGAGGTCGTGGAAGTACGGCGAGCGATCCAGGACCGTCATCCGCACGGGGCGGGGGCAGTGGTGCGGGAGCGTGACCTCCGCCAGCGGGATCGTGCGGCGGCCCTGCGGGGCGGCCCCGGCGCGCGGATCCTGGAGCGTCATGGCCCGACCATAGCCCTCTCCCGGAGGCCGCTCCCGGGATGATCTGCGGCTGATTGATCCCCGTCATGTGCAGGTGCGCGCGGCGTTCCTACTGTCGGATCAGGACGAGGGGACCACCTCGTCGGATCCTCCAGAGAAAGGCTCGCCATGACCTCCACCACCGGTTCTTCGACCCGCTCCCTCTTCCGCGCGGAGGGCTTCAGCTGCCCCTCGTGCGTGGCGAAGATCGAGAAGCGCGTGGGCCGCCTGCCCGGCGTCCAGCACGTCGCGGTGAAGTTCGCCTCCGGCCGCGTCGAGGTGGAGCACGATCCCGCGCTCACCACCGCCGACGAGATCATCGCCGCGATCGGCAAGGCCGGCTACCCGGCGGTGCTCTCCGCCTTCTGATGCCGGCACGCCGCCCGTCCCCGCTGCTCGACCCCACCGTCGCCCCGGCCCGTCCCCTCCGGGCCGGGGCCCCATGCGAAAGGACCCGTCCATGACCACCCTGCTGCGCGGCCTGCGAGGCCCATGGGGCGCCCCTGTGCTCGCGGGAGCCCTGATCCTCCTCGCCGCCGCGCTCTCCCTCACCGCCGGGGTGAACCCCTTCGGCGCCGGGCACGGCGGGCTCGGCCTCGCCCTCGACCGCCCCGCGCCCCTGCTCGCCTCCGATCTGCTCATGGTCCTCGCCGCTGTGGTCGCCGGCGCCCGGATCCTCCGCCAAGCCGTGCGCGCCCTCATGGTGCGCACGCTCCCCATCGACCTGCTGGTCTCCATCGCCGCGATCGGCGCACTGGTCATCGGCGAGTACTGGGAGGCCGCGGCGGTGACCGTCCTGTTCGCGATCGGTCACGCCCTGGAAGCGGGCACCATGAACCGCACCCGCTCGGCGCTCGCCGAGCTGGTGGCCGTCGCGCCGGAGGTGGCCGTGGTGCTGCGCGAGGGCCGTCAGCGCGAGATCCCGGCCGCGGAGGTCGCGGCTGCGGAGACCGTGCTGGTCAAGAACGGTGCCAAAGTGCCGGTGGATGGCGTGGTCAGCGCGGGGACCGGCGCGCTGGACGAGGCCTCCATCACCGGGGAGTCGATCCCGGTGGAGAAGTCCGCGGGAGATCGGGTGTTCGCCGGCACCATCGCCACCGGCGGATTCCTCCAGGTGGTCGCGACCGGTGTCGGCGCAGACACCACGCTGGCGCGCATCATCCACCGCGTCGAGGAGGCGCAGGACGCCAAGGCCCGCACCCAGGCCTTCATGGAGCGCTTCTCCTCCTGGTACACGCCCGGGATCATCCTGCTCGCTCTCGCGGCGGGGCTCGTGACCGGGGACGCGGTGCTGGGCCTGACGCTGCTCGTGATCGGCTGCCCGGGCGCGCTGGTCATCTCGATCCCGGTCGCGGTCGTGGCGGGCATCGGGCGAGGCGCACGGGACGGCATCCTCATCAAGGGTGGCGAGTACCTGGAGACCAGCGCGAAGATCACCGCCATCGCGCTCGACAAGACCGGCACGCTCACCGAGGGCCGGCCGCGCCTCACCGACGTCACCGTGCTGGACCCGGCCATGGACCGCGCGGAGGTGCTGCACTGGGCGGCGCGCGCCGAGGCCGGCTCCGAGCATCCTCTGGCGCGTCCGCTGCTGGAGGCCGCCGAGGAGGAGGGCCTGACGGTCCGCGACCTGCCCGAGCACACCGCCCCGGTGCCCGGCAAGGGCATCGTCGCGCTCCTGGATGGTCATCGGGTCGCCGTCGGCAACCTGCCGCTGCTGGTCGAGGAGGGAGTCGTCGAGGACCGGGGTGCCGCCGCCGAGATGGATCGGGTCGCCGGGCTCGGCCGCACCCCGATGGTCATCGCCCTCGACGGCGCGGTGATCGGCATGGTCGCGGTCGCCGACCGCCTGCGCGCCGACGCGGCGGAGATGGTCTCGCGCCTCCACCGCCACGGGATCAGGAGGGTCGTCATGCTCACCGGTGACGCCCGCCGGGTCGCCGAGGGGGTCGGCGCGGAGGTGGGCGTGGACGAGATCCATGCGGAGCTGCTGCCGGAGGACAAGCTCGCCGCGATCGCCGCCCTGCAGCGGGCAGGGCATGTGGTGGCGATGGTGGGCGACGGGGTGAACGACGCCCCGGCCCTCGCCACCGCCGACATCGGCGTGGCGATGGGGGCGGCCGGCACGGGAGTCGCCATCGAGACGGCGGACATCGCCCTCATGCAGGACGATCTGCTGAAGCTCCCGCAGGCGCTGGGGCTCGCGCGCCGCACGGTGCGGGTGATGCACCAGAACATCGCCCTGGCCGTGCTCACGGTCCTGGCCCTGCTGGCCGGAGTGTTCGCGGGCGGCGTCACCATGGCGGTGGGCATGCTGATCCACGAGGCCTCGGTGCTTCTGGTGATCGTCAATGCGATGCGGCTGCTGACTCGCCGTCGGGTCTCGCATCGCGCCGGGTCCTCGACCGGACCCCGCCCATCGGCCGCCGCCCATGTTCCGACCGCCGCACCGGGGACGCTGTGAGACCCTCGTCTCATGGGAATCCTGGTGGACTTCGTGGTCGACGTGCTCGCGTCGCTGTTCCTGCCGAGCAGGCGCCGGCGCTCACGGGCGGAGAAGCAGTGAGCACCGCAGCGTTCCCGGCGAGCCCGGGCCCCTCCCCCGTGTTCGTCACCACCGCGTACGGCGGTCCCGAGCACCAGAAGCTGAGCCACCGCGAGATCCCCGCCCCGCGGCCCGGGGAGATCGGGATCGAGGTGCGCGCCGCCGGGGTCAATCCGGCCGACGCCAAGCGCCGCGAGGGGCTGTTCGGCACCTCCGGGCCGCTGCCGCTCGCGATGGGGCTCGAGGCCTCGGGCGTGGTCACCGCGGTCGGCGAGGGCGTGGAGGGCTTCGCCCCGGGAGACGCGGTGCTGGGTTCGCCCGCCCGCGGCCTCGGCGCCTTCGCCGCGCACACCGTGCTGCGCGCCGCCGACACCGTGCCCAAGCCCGAGACGCTCCCCTTCGCCGAGGCGGCGACGCTCCCGGTCGCCGGGACCACCGCCTACGACCTCCTCCATCAGCTGCCGCTCGCCAAGGGCGCCGCCGTGCTGGTGCTCGGGGCCGGCGGCGGAGTGGGGCGGATGGTGCTGCAGCTCGCCGAGGTGCGCGGCCTGCGCGCGCTCGGCATCGCCTCGGAGGCGAAGCGGGCGCTGATCGAGGAGACCGGGGCGGCCTTCGTGCCCTCCGGGAAGGCCGCGGGCCCCGCGGTGCGCGCCCTCGTGCCGGAAGGTGCCGCTGCGCTGATCGACCTCGTTGGCGGGGAGCCGCTGCGGGACCTCGCACCCCTGGTCGCTGACCCGTCCGGTGTGGTCTCCGCGGCGGACGCGAGCACCGCCGAGGAGCTGGGCGGCGCCGGCCGTGCGAACTCGGGAGGGGCGCTCGCGCATGTCACGGAGCTGGCCGCGGCGGGGCGCGTGGACCCGCACGTGCTGCTCACCTTCCCGTTGGACCGCGCGGCGGAGGCGATGGCGGAGCTCGAGCACGGCCATCACGGCGGGAAGCTCGTCATCACTCCCTGACCGGCGGTAGCGTGACGCAGATGACCTCCTCCCCCGCAACCACCGCCCCGCAGCCCTCCGAGAGCTTCACCGACTTCTCCGACATCGACGGCTTCCTCCGCCTGCCGCGCCTCGCCTCCGTCGCCACGGGAGCGGGCGGCCGTGTGATCGCCGCGATCTCGGAGGCCGACGGCCCGGGGGCGAAGCTCGTCTCCGCCCTCTGGGAGCTGGATCCGAGCGGTGAGGCCCCGGCCCGCCGGCTCACCGTCTCGGAAAAGGGCGAGAGCGCGCCGCGCCTCGCCCCCGACGGGTCGGTGCTGTTCACCTCCTCCCGCCCGGACCCGCAGGGCGGGACCTACGAGGACAAGCCCGCGCTGTGGCGCCTGCCCACGACGGGTGAGGCACGCCTGCTGGCGGCCGCACCGGGCGGGCTCTCCCTGCTCGCCGTCGTCGAGGACGGCACGATGCTCGCCACCACGGAGGTGCTGCCCGGCAGCACCCTCGAGGACGACGCCGAGCGCCGCACCGCCCGCAAGGACGCGAAGCAGACCACCATCTGGCACACCGGGATGCCGATCCGGCTGTGGGACCGCGAGCTCGGCGACGCCGAGCGCCACCTGGTGCTGATCTCCCCGGCCGGTGAGCTCACCGACCTCACCCCCGCCGCCGGCACCGTGCCGCTGTACGCCGCCTCGGCCGATCTCTCCCCCGACGGCTCCACGGTCGCGACCTCCTGGGCCCGGCGGGTGCGCGGCGGCGAGACCCGCAGCGACGTGGTCCTGGTCGACACCGCGACCGGCGCGCGCAGCACGCTGCTGAGCGCCGACGACGAGGTGCAGTACGGCAGCCCCTCCTTCTCCCCCGACGGCACCCGCCTCGCGGTGCTGCGCTCGACCCTGTCCACCCCGCACGACACCAGCTACACCCGCCTCGAGATCCGGCGACTCGACGAGGTGCTCCGTCGGACCGGCACGGCCGGCACGGCCGACGACGCCGTCGACGCCGACGCTGCGGACAGCGCGGACAGCACGGAGAGCGCCGAGAGCGCCGCGCCGGTGGTGGCCGAGCTCGGCGACCTCACCCTCACCGATCTCGAGTGGGCGGACGCCACCACGCTGCTGGTCGCCGGCGACCTGCACTCCTCCGGGGCGGTGCTCGCCGTGGACGCCACCACCGGCGAGACCCGCACCGTCGCGGACGGCGGCGTCTTCTCCTCCCTCACCGCCGGCGAGGACGGCGCCCTGTTCGCGCTGCGCAGCGATGTCGCGACCCCGCCCCGCCCGGTGCGGATCGACGCCGCGGACCCGGAAGGCACCGCCGCCGTCACCGAGCTGGCCGCGCCGGGCGCGGTGGGCGCGCTGCCGGGAACGCTCGAGTGGGTCGAGGCCGACCTCGACGGGATCACCGTCGGCGGCTGGCTCTGCGCCCCCGCCTCCGCCACGCCCGCCGAGCCGGCACCGGTGATGCTGTGGATCCATGGCGGCCCGCACAGCTCGTACAACGCCTGGAGCTGGCGCTGGTGCCCGTGGCTCGCGGTCGAGCGCGGCTATGCGGTGCTCATGCCCGATCCGGCGATGTCCACCGGCTACGGGGACACGGGCCTGAACCGTGGCTGGCCGCGCCGGCCGGACGTGGTCTTCCACGAGTGCGAGACGCTCTTCGACCAGATCCTGGAGCGGCCCGAGCTCGACGGCACGCGCACCGCGCTGCTGGGCGCCTCCTTCGGCGGGTTCATGACGAACTGGATCGCCGGGCGCAGCGACCGCTTCGACGCGATCGTCACCCACGCCGGGCTGTGGGCGCTGCCGCAGCAGCACCGCACCACCGATGCGGCCGCGTCGAAGATGCGGGTGCACCAGCACGAGGACGTGGCGCCGGACTGGTACCGCGCCTTCTCCCCGCACCACGAGGTCGAGGCGATCACCACCCCGATGCTCGTCACCCACGGCAACCGCGACTACCGGGTGCCGGTGAGCGAGGCCCTGCGGCTGTGGTGGGATCTGGTCTCGGCCTGGGACGGCGAGCCGGAGGACATGCCGCACCGCTTCCTGCAGCTGACCAGCGAGAACCATTGGGTGCTCACGCCCTCCAACGCCCTGGCCTGGAACCAGGCGGTCCTCGCCTTCTGCGATCAGCACGTGCTCGGCGCGGCCCCGGTGCCCGAGGTCCTGCCCTGGTGACCGGGGCGCCGCGCCGCTCCCGCCGCACGCCGATGAGGACGAACTTCGTGCTCTCCACGTGACCTCAACGCACAGAGCGCCCTCACCCCACGCAGGCGACAAGAAGTTCGTTCTCACCCGAGCCGGTGCATCCCGGAGCAGGCGCGTCCCCCTCGGGCGGCGCGTCCCGGGCGGCGCGTCCCGGGCGGCGGGGCGCTAGTTCAGCGTGCCGGTGAGCCGGCCGTGGAAGCCGGCGGAGCGCTCGTCGAGCCCGGTGAAGCTCACCTCGGTGCCGTGCTCGGCGTATTTGGTCTGCAGGGAGTCGAGCACGGCGACGGTCGAGGCGTCCCAGATCTGTGCGGCGGAGAAGTCGACGGTGACCTGGGGTGGGTCCTCGGCGTAGGAGAACTGCTCGACGAGGTCGTTGCTGCTGCCGAAGAACAGCGGCCCGCGCACGGTGTAGAGGGCGCCGTCCTCGGAGCGTCGCACGGTGATCACGTGGGCGACGCGGCGGGCGAAGAGCACCATCGCCAGCAGCACACCGGCGGCCACCCCGATCGCGAGGTTGTTCGTCAGCACCACGACCACCACGGTCGTGACCATCACCAGGGTCTCCGACAGCGGCATGCGCTTCAGCGTCGCGGGGCGCACGCTGTGGACGTCGACGGTGGAGACGGCGACGACCATCATCACCGCCGCGAGCGCGGCCATCGGGATCTGCTCCATGAGGTCCGAGAGCGCGGTGACCAGCACCAGCAGCAGCACACCGGCGATGAAGGTGGAGAGGCGGGTGCGGGCCCGGCCGAGCTTCACGTTCATGACGGTCTGGCCGATCATGGCGCAGCCGGCGATGCCGCCCCAGAACCCGGCGAGGATGTTCGCGACGCCCAGCGCCCAGGATTCGCGGCCCTTGGCGGAGCGGGTGTCGGTGATGTCGTCCACCAGCTTGGCGGTCAGCAGCGTCTCCATGAGGCCCACGAAGGCGACGCTGAGCGCGGTGGGGGCGATCAGCTGCAGGGTCTCGAGAGTCAGCGGCACCTCGAGCGGGGTGATGCCGGGCAGCCCTCCCGAGACCTCGCCCTGGTCGCCGACGGTGGGGACGGTGAGGTGGGCGAGCATCGCGATGGCGGTGACCAGGATGATCGCGACCAGCGGGGCGGGCACGGCCTTCGTGAAGCGCGGCAGCACGAGCACCACCACGAGGGTGAGCGCGAACAGCGGGTAGACCGCGCCGGGCACGTCGAGCACGTGCTGCAGCTGCGCGGTGAAGA comes from Brachybacterium faecium DSM 4810 and encodes:
- a CDS encoding uncharacterized protein, copper resistance protein CopC-like protein (PFAM: Copper resistance protein CopC), which gives rise to MSQLSRPAARPASLLALCSALLLAVMLALPAPAQAHDTLLSTDPEDGATLETSPEDITFTFSADILEVSPLVRITDEDGTELAEIVPTIDGPTATATLPEPLPAGTHSIQWRVVSSDGHPIEGTLTLTVEQDPKGAAEPSDGGGEGTAEGEDGAEQPAEQDDPAAQEPAEESQDAQESDSEEDAGLGMGVLIIILAAVIVGAGAAVFFIVRRRD
- a CDS encoding predicted amidohydrolase (PFAM: Carbon-nitrogen hydrolase), encoding MSSQLPETPATVAAIILAGGASSRLGGTDKTRLPIAGATALQRVLRAAPVGRRIVVGPSGEDGDVLAARHGARFVLEDPPRSGPLAAVARGVAEFSEGPDEATVLVLGGDMPMLRPETLAALAARSAETARVAALEGAEGQLQFLGAAWPVGRLRAALEAIERPEGGWADLSLRRLYAQLREEELLTVPATGAEGADIDTPDALAQVRRAAGPRIALAQIEVSEDVRETFDIVRGAVAEAAAEGAHLVLLPEATLTPFGTDLRAAAEQHHESFAQLVQELAETHEVVVAAGSFTPADDGRVHNTVIVRGPGWDPHLDYRKIHLFDAFGTDESRTVAPGEELITFELEGTRFGIATCYDVRFPEQFTSLAQRGAQAILLPLAWKEGPGKREQLQLLLRARALDATVVVLAADQSPPADHTGSAPRGIGRSAVIGPLGLVRQELGREPGLLLVDLDLEEIEAARAELPVLRHHVELPHP
- a CDS encoding cAMP-binding protein (PFAM: Cyclic nucleotide-binding domain; Bacterial regulatory proteins, crp family) codes for the protein MTLQDPRAGAAPQGRRTIPLAEVTLPHHCPRPVRMTVLDRSPYFHDLGAEALDRIDRRMRTSTWAAEEVIYRAGEPAGTLYVVADGRVRISQLTAAGTQTVTDILGPGDMFGAMSSLGEPHHLQTATALVGSCTLRIGQEAFREVMVENPTVGLRVVDDLAARLSRAETDIGGQGTDTVEQRVARALLRLADKLGKDRGAQGLLLEVPLSRADLAGLARSTPESVSRVMSRWKKAGIIDSGRRWTAVLDRALLEEAADGEG
- a CDS encoding copper chaperone (PFAM: Heavy-metal-associated domain), with product MTSTTGSSTRSLFRAEGFSCPSCVAKIEKRVGRLPGVQHVAVKFASGRVEVEHDPALTTADEIIAAIGKAGYPAVLSAF
- a CDS encoding heavy metal-translocating P-type ATPase, Cd/Co/Hg/Pb/Zn-transporting (PFAM: haloacid dehalogenase-like hydrolase; E1-E2 ATPase~TIGRFAM: ATPase, P-type (transporting), HAD superfamily, subfamily IC; heavy metal translocating P-type ATPase; heavy metal-(Cd/Co/Hg/Pb/Zn)-translocating P-type ATPase) encodes the protein MTTLLRGLRGPWGAPVLAGALILLAAALSLTAGVNPFGAGHGGLGLALDRPAPLLASDLLMVLAAVVAGARILRQAVRALMVRTLPIDLLVSIAAIGALVIGEYWEAAAVTVLFAIGHALEAGTMNRTRSALAELVAVAPEVAVVLREGRQREIPAAEVAAAETVLVKNGAKVPVDGVVSAGTGALDEASITGESIPVEKSAGDRVFAGTIATGGFLQVVATGVGADTTLARIIHRVEEAQDAKARTQAFMERFSSWYTPGIILLALAAGLVTGDAVLGLTLLVIGCPGALVISIPVAVVAGIGRGARDGILIKGGEYLETSAKITAIALDKTGTLTEGRPRLTDVTVLDPAMDRAEVLHWAARAEAGSEHPLARPLLEAAEEEGLTVRDLPEHTAPVPGKGIVALLDGHRVAVGNLPLLVEEGVVEDRGAAAEMDRVAGLGRTPMVIALDGAVIGMVAVADRLRADAAEMVSRLHRHGIRRVVMLTGDARRVAEGVGAEVGVDEIHAELLPEDKLAAIAALQRAGHVVAMVGDGVNDAPALATADIGVAMGAAGTGVAIETADIALMQDDLLKLPQALGLARRTVRVMHQNIALAVLTVLALLAGVFAGGVTMAVGMLIHEASVLLVIVNAMRLLTRRRVSHRAGSSTGPRPSAAAHVPTAAPGTL
- a CDS encoding Zn-dependent oxidoreductase, NADPH:quinone reductase (PFAM: Zinc-binding dehydrogenase; Alcohol dehydrogenase GroES-like domain), with product MSTAAFPASPGPSPVFVTTAYGGPEHQKLSHREIPAPRPGEIGIEVRAAGVNPADAKRREGLFGTSGPLPLAMGLEASGVVTAVGEGVEGFAPGDAVLGSPARGLGAFAAHTVLRAADTVPKPETLPFAEAATLPVAGTTAYDLLHQLPLAKGAAVLVLGAGGGVGRMVLQLAEVRGLRALGIASEAKRALIEETGAAFVPSGKAAGPAVRALVPEGAAALIDLVGGEPLRDLAPLVADPSGVVSAADASTAEELGGAGRANSGGALAHVTELAAAGRVDPHVLLTFPLDRAAEAMAELEHGHHGGKLVITP